From Variimorphobacter saccharofermentans, one genomic window encodes:
- a CDS encoding ATP-binding cassette domain-containing protein, which yields MIRIADYIIEIGPGAGEKGGVLIGEGTLNAMMNHSGTQISKYMKEDMLLKRSRMANTFNRNELISMKNLTSNNLKNITVEFPKNALTCICGISGSGKSSLMKGEIYHRALAGKEFSDTVLVDQLPIGKTSKSIIATYIGFMDFIRSEFAATSMSVHNGWDESYFSFNSQSGQCDTCMGEGKIKVKYMEGTYIQCSDCKGKRYKKAILSVLYRDKSIDEILNMSVNEAIQFWETEREAIAGLKSLQKVGLGYLKLGQGTSTLSGGEASRLKLAKELITKKSDNVLYLLDEPTTGLHFSDIDNLLLLISELISNGNTVIAIEHNKQFMSCCDWKIELGPGAGKDGGRVISQGAL from the coding sequence ATGATTCGTATTGCTGATTATATCATTGAGATCGGACCCGGTGCCGGTGAAAAGGGAGGAGTGCTCATAGGTGAAGGAACACTGAATGCAATGATGAATCACAGTGGTACCCAAATAAGCAAGTATATGAAGGAAGATATGTTATTGAAAAGGTCTCGAATGGCAAATACGTTTAACCGGAACGAGTTAATATCCATGAAAAATCTTACAAGTAACAATCTTAAGAATATTACGGTAGAATTTCCGAAAAATGCTCTTACCTGTATATGTGGCATAAGCGGAAGTGGAAAATCATCATTAATGAAGGGTGAAATATACCATCGAGCATTAGCGGGTAAGGAGTTTTCTGATACAGTTTTAGTTGATCAATTGCCAATAGGGAAGACATCAAAATCAATTATAGCAACATATATCGGATTTATGGATTTTATTCGAAGTGAATTTGCAGCAACCAGCATGTCCGTTCATAACGGATGGGATGAAAGTTATTTTAGCTTCAATAGTCAGTCCGGTCAATGTGACACTTGTATGGGAGAAGGGAAAATCAAGGTGAAATATATGGAAGGAACGTATATACAATGTTCTGATTGCAAGGGGAAACGGTACAAAAAAGCAATTCTCTCCGTATTATACAGGGACAAAAGTATTGATGAAATTCTAAATATGTCAGTGAATGAAGCAATTCAATTCTGGGAAACAGAAAGAGAAGCGATTGCGGGATTAAAATCATTACAGAAGGTTGGACTTGGATATTTGAAGCTTGGTCAGGGTACTTCAACACTGTCAGGAGGGGAAGCATCACGATTAAAGCTGGCAAAGGAGCTAATTACAAAAAAGAGTGATAATGTTTTGTATCTGTTAGATGAACCTACGACTGGATTGCATTTTTCTGATATTGATAACTTATTATTATTAATCAGTGAACTAATATCTAATGGAAATACTGTAATTGCGATAGAACATAATAAGCAGTTTATGAGTTGTTGTGACTGGAAAATAGAGCTTGGGCCAGGTGCTGGAAAAGATGGCGGGCGCGTTATAAGTCAGGGCGCATTGTAG